GATAAACATTTTAAAGGTTCTCACAGTAATTTTATGTGTTTTGGTGCAATGAAAATTTCTTACCATTTTTGCTTCTTTAACAGGTATTCATTACGTGGATtccagttattatttttttttctttaattttataaatGGTAAGGCATGTTTCTTATGttaaaagattttgattttttttccctgtatatttACAGGAATCTTTGCCTTTAAATGTGCCCGTGCAGAAGAACTATTTAATATGTTGCAAGAGATAATGCAGAATAATAGCATAAATGTGGTAGAAGAACCAGTAGTAGAAAGGAATAATCATCAAACTGAGTTGGAAGCTCCAAGAACCCCTCGAACACCTACAAGTAAGTTTAGTTATACTGTCAGATGAGGTACCTGAATGTAATATGGTACTTagctgaaaacagcatttaatttgcattaaatctttaagtaattaaaaagaaaactaatttaaacCTAAGAGGCTAATTACCAGTAATGCATTCTCTTGAGGTACTTGCTGAGGATTCTCTTTCAAGAATCCTAAGTCTTGAGAGCAAAACTGCCATAGTCAAGTTCTTCAGCTTTAAGAAACAAGGTCTGGGTACTTAGATGTTGTGCAAGACTGCTGTTTTGCTGAATTATGAATACATCTATTGAATTGCTTTATAATATAGCACCATATTTTACTTGTATTATTTCTGAGAAATGTTAATGTTGGGCAATGTTCCAAACTTTttattaggggggaaaaaaaaaagtaatggtaATATCACATCTACAGTGAGTTTGGaatctttcttttgctgtgagTAGATGGATGGGTAGAGTGAAGTCCTTTCAAAAATACCAGAAGATTTTTGGTAATCTCAGGCAGATGGTTTGATATTTGAAACTAAGAATTTCAGGTTATTGATGATTTCACAGAAATAGAAGCTTAAGTAATTAATTCTCTGTTTGTTAGGGAGACGTTGTTAATGGTAAAAGAGAAGTTGGATAGAGAGTTTACTGGGAGGACTGTGGTCTGTAATACACCTAGATTTCAGTGGTTGCTTCAGACATGTTTCCCAGTAAATACCGGGATGCTATACTCCgcaatttgcttttcttttccttccccccagCAAATTTGAATCTTGTGAATATTTAATActgttttactattttaatttctcttttgaaaattgAAGAGTGAAGATGTAAAGCGTCTTACTCGTATACAGTAAAATGTTCTATTTTAAtatggttttgcttgttttctaatTGAATCAGCTCCTGGGTTCAATGCACAAAGTTTACCTAATGGCTATCCCAGATATCCATCTTTTGGAGATGCTTCATCACATCCTTCCAGCAGACATCCTTCTGTCGGAAGTGCACGCCTCCCCTCTGTTGGTGAAGAATCAACACATCCTTTACTTGTAGCAGAGGAACAAGTGGGTATCTTTTTCCCCTCATATAACTTAGGTTCtacattatttcagatttttctacTGCTTGTTCTGTAGGCTTTCATTTGCGTTTTCCAGTATCACGTGTAATGTATTTCTACTGTATGTTAGCTACCTCAGAGGAGTGTTTCCTTTGCCTCTTGAAAATAATACTTTGTAGGATAGTTTGCTGAGGAAAAGTAACTATTTTCAGTTGCTCTCCATATTTTATATGCAAACAAGATATagaaagcatgtatttttatatgctttccCCACAAATTTCAGTAATTGCTTTTAAACA
This region of Athene noctua unplaced genomic scaffold, bAthNoc1.hap1.1 HAP1_HAP1_scaffold_777, whole genome shotgun sequence genomic DNA includes:
- the LOC141955841 gene encoding fibroblast growth factor receptor substrate 2-like; protein product: MGSCCSCPDKETVPDNHRNKFKVINVDDDGNELGSGIMELTDTELILYTRKRDSVKWHYLCLRRYGYDSNLFSFESGRRCQTGQGIFAFKCARAEELFNMLQEIMQNNSINVVEEPVVERNNHQTELEAPRTPRTPTTPGFNAQSLPNGYPRYPSFGDASSHPSSRHPSVGSARLPSVGEESTHPLLVAEEQ